The window CACTGCCCCTCTGTATGggaacaaggaaaagaaaaagccccaatCAATTCATATgaatttaaatgagaaaagaaactgCAGCAACCCGGACTATTAttaggtgtccctgcccatggtaggggggttggaactagatgatctttaattccctcccaactcaaaccattctatgattctatgatacgAGGTATGTTCTAGGTATTTATTTTAAGGCTTTACAGTTGTTCAACTTGTGGTTTTAGAAACTACTATATAATTTAAGGTTGGATGCTGAGTTTGAGTAGGTGACATAAAATGCTGTAGAGTTGATCACATAGTTCATGAGCACTGGAAAATTAAGAGTTTGAAGAAACCAACATTTGGTTACAAGACAGAAAGCACAGCCTAACCTATCAAAAGGGTGACAAAATGACTTTCAAAACCACATCACTTCTTCTTCATGTGTGTGTTTTCTCAGTTCATCATTATCTGTGTTCTTTGCTGAAGTTAGTGATGTCAATTGGGTAGAAATCTGATAGTTTTAAAACAGATCTACAGAGCTTTCTGGATACTCCCACTGGGTTGGGAGAAGGATGCTTTGCATTAACAAGAAATTTTTGAGAATTCACAgcctgacacagcacagcatgCAGGTTTCATTATGTAATTGTCAATAGTTGACTTGCAAAAGGTCCCGAGAAATCTTGATTAAAACCTCAGTGGTACTTTGTCAAAACTTATATAATCTGTATTAAAATTCTTGAAGGTGCAGGCTATAATTTGACATTTAgaacaatatatttttatatctctATTCTCTAGCAGCATTTGGGAACGCACTTCTGTAATTTGCAGTGGTGTTTGAGGATGATGTGTGCTTGAGCTGGGGATTtctaaaactaaaaagaaacaaCTTACAGAATCCCACTCCCACATTTGTCACACAGTGGCACTTTCTGGACACCAGGCATGGCAGTAGGTATCTTTGTTACAGGTGCTTTCACACTTCTTGTTCCCATAGGGCGCCCAtctgagaaacaaaacaatcctgTTATGTACAGGCTAATATAAAAGCATCTGATGCAGTTAAGTATTTTCTGCACTTTTCTGTACTTTCTGTACTGTACATACACTTCTGGATGTATTTACAGGCTTTCACTTACATGAACAAACTAGTCCCACTAGAAAAGTTTCATAAGCCAGATTCCACCTCTTCGGAATCAGGAGAAATATTGTGTAAGCTGTAGCCAAAAGCAAGTCCAAAAGAGATTGCATAGGCAGTGCTCTCTGCCTCATGGACATCACCTAATTCTCTGAGAGTAGGTCTTGGATATAGCAGAGAGGGTGGAGCATTGGACTTTAACACAGAAACATGACATAATCAAGACCTATTGTCAGAAAGCTTCTTTTTTATGTAACTAACCGTACAACAATTTGGAAAGATTAGTAACATGATATGAATACAAAATAATAgcaaaatacaagaaaatgtgaagaaagaTCCCACAATGATATATATGTAGACAATTGAATGTCTTTATTCCTTCTCTAGTAATTATTGATATataaacattaaaattttaaatattaccTTTTAGGTTATATTTTGCTCTTTATTCTTACTGTAAATATAACAAACTTGCAGccataaataattttcttttcaaaaattcCTCATTTGAAGGAAATATGACTATAAATTATATTGTCTTCTTCAGTTTTTATTTAGAATGAAGAGGAAATAGGTTTTAAGGGGATTTCAGGGGTTGATTTAAATTCCTCCTTTCCTGGATAAGGAAGAgggtgttttctttcttgttgtCATGAGTATAAACAACCCAAAAATTCTCACAGACAAAACTATTGTTCAGTTAAAGTCAACTCTGAATATTAAAGATGTTAAAATCTGAGAGGAGATTCTGGAAAATGTGATCAGCACCTGCATTGTATTCACAGAGGAGACTGCTTGCTGTACAAGCAAGGAGGGGAAATGGCAGGAGACTGGTGTGGTAGCTATAAGGTTGGGAATGATTTGGGCTCTCAGAAATTCTTGTATCCCTaatctttcttattttcttcataaattCCCCCCTCccacaaacatttaaaaatcatttgaaCAGGTAGAATATGTTGTTATTAACCACCTTCCTCGGAGACTAAATTCTGGAGCACCTTAAAGGAGCCAGACTGGCGCGGCTGACTGGGCTCCTCCTGGTTGGCATGCAGCATCTTGTACACATCAGACTGAGACACTGAGTTGGGAGATGGGTCACTGTGTTAAAGAAGGAAGAGCAGATAAAAACAGATTATCAAACATAACTCTAAAGCAATGTCTCTACCAGGCACAGAGTATGATTCAGGAAGCAAATATAAAGACATGTTCCTATGACTATTGAGAAACTTTCTTCCAGGTTGCATTGCTTTATATAGCCTCTTTTTGActaaaaagtaatgaaaaaaaatcagtgcaactgttacaaaaataaatctagaaactaatttaaatatttccataatTACTGTTTTGGCTCTACTGGCATTTGAGAAAAGACCATTTAATCTCAAAGTAGTTTCATTCCAGTAATCATCTGCTGTATTACCAGGTGCTCTCTGCTATGGTATCCAGAAGTTCCCtttttgcagcagctgctctcaagAATGTTGTTAAAATCACAGCTCATGCCTTTACATAAGGTCAGCCAAAACCTAACCAGTCAAATCCTTTGGGAGAACATAACTTCTAAGTTAGCTCGATCACTTGGTAATATGGTGATTATTTGGCTGAGAGAATTGTTATTTATTAAACATATAGAGTTTACAACAGGAGTGAAATAAGTATTGCAAAATAGGAAACACTGTAAGGTGAATACTGAAAAATTGATGTTCTATTtcttaatttaataaaaataagacAAGGATTTCTTTTGCAATGGCAGtgttataataaaaatataaagcaatTTATTGTCCAAACACAAGTTGATGGTTGAATCTCAAATGACCTGTGAGACAAAGATTTTCCTGAGAATATTTTAAGAGGCATTTTAAACTCTGCTGAATATTTCCAATTGTTCATGATAAATGGCATCCTAAGTAGTCAAGAGGAAGAGTAGAGGTCTAAATGCGCTGACAGGAATTAGACTGAATATGTAGCATTTGTAAATGTCATACACTTATTGGGGATAATCAGAAGCATCCAAATTTACTTTGATGAAGTCTCTTGTCTTAAAGCTACATGCACAAATGTccaatttaaattttctgttgCGACTGGCTTACTACTGTCCACAAAGAATTAGATTGGGTTTTCCTTTAAatgctttggtttgtttctcCAGGTAGCATCCAAGCTGCCAAATGGCCCAgtaagagcagcagcagttggACATTGACCCCTGTTGCTTAAGTGAATTTTTTGATCTTCATCAATCAGTAGATTTCTTTGAGCCATCTTTAAGCTGGTGAAAACACTGCCAGTTTCTCTTGTCAGAAGCTTTTAATGAATAGAAGTAGTGTAGTTTTTACAGTTCTTGACAATGTTTAATTAAACCCCTGAATTCTCTCCTCTttactaaaatatttataaatagaaAGCAAGTGATAATGCAGTTACATACAGAAGGCAAAAAACCCAGACACAAATGTgtcattttgcatttcttaaTGCATTCATAGTGAAAGCCATCCCACAGCAAGAGACATTTCAAACCTGCATAGAGAGAGTAGGCGATGTCACAGGCAGTGTGAAATCTGATTACTTTGGGCTTAATCCATTATTTCACAATAATGCAAcagcaaatttttcttttattgttctttAATTGTTCTGATTGAGCATAAATATTCGAGCAATAGAGTAACTTCACTCTGAAAAGACTTAATGAACTACAGTTTTCATTAAATAGGATGAACCTAAATACTTTTATATAAatatggttttttttgttagcaACAGCCAAATTCGGCAAGGTGCTGAAGAAGGCTCAAAGGTGCCAGTGATTATTGCTTATATAAAATATTAGGAATTATCTTTAGTTTACATCATACATGTTATGAATTATTTACTTAAGTGCTGTtgtaaaacaggaaaatagGTTACTATTATGCAAAGATAAAGATAAAGCAACCTAAATGGTGAATTCTTTCCTAAAAAAATGAATAGTGCTTTTAAACTTTTCATTGTATAATCAAAATTTTTATCCATATACATAAGGATCCTACCTGGCTTCAGTTGTGCACTGAATAAATTTGTAAGTCAGACATGGATTTGTAGGCCTACAGTAAATTCTGTCTCTTTTATACAAGATCTAGTTGTACTGAATGAGTAGTCTAGAATGGGAGTTAAGTATCTAGAACACTATAACCATTTGTAATATTTCCTAATCTTCACAACCTGAATTTCAACAGTagatataaatttatttattattattattttattaattattaataagaTGAAAATATTAGATCATTACTagatatctatatatctatataatgATCTATATAGTTATATATAGATAATATAATAgtttatttaaaagttttaaattagGAGGGAGTCAGAGTCTTGATTTGGAGTGGTCAGTCAGGTAATAATCCAGGTAGTATcatagttttttatttattagctGCAATTCTAAGATTGTTACCTATGAAATATTTGCTTGTACATTCTGAAGGACTCCTTTAATACTTTGGGTTAAAACCCAGAAATTACTAATATTTTAGTGAAAATATTGAATGGTTTTAAATGACTTGGTTTCTCTATaaccttttctccctttttcatAGAAACAGTGTGATACTATTTTTTggtatattttaaatttgtgtATTCATAAATATTATAGATGCCACTCTAATTACCTTATGACAGgtgtttcccccagagctgtaGAAACTTGGCCTTGCAGTGTTTCCATGATATTGTCATCTGAGTACAACTGCATAGGTGTGTTAAACTGGGCGTGCACAATCTTGACACCGGGAAGCTCCATTTCCAGGGGGACATTAGGGGCCATCTTAGACACCGCTTTCAGCTCCGTGGGGCAGATGGAGCTGACCGTGCTAATTGAAGAGGGGGTGCTGCGCCCACTGCCACAGTCCAGCCCCGAAGGAGTGCTGCATCCACTGTGTCCGTGGCCAGAGGGCAGGAAAGGGTGCAGCGTGCATGGCATTACAGAGAGTGAAGACAAAAGGACAGGGGTACGGTGATGTTAACAGCGCTGAAAAGCATAAATGGAACGAGTTCCAAAAAGCAAAAGTACAGAAAGtagagaaaagcaaaagtaCATGTAGACATTGATGATAGTTTTCCTATAAAAAGTATCTATCAAGGCCAGCTATAAAGTAGTCCTTAAAATTCTGGCATGTATTTTCTTTAACGATAGTGAAAATCCTTTGATAGATGAAATAATTCAGTatataacattatttttaaattctaggTTTTATTGAGGAATAATTAAGCCTCCCTAAAATTCTCTGTTCTAAGTGAGTAATTCTTATAATCTATAAAAAGGGTAGGAGGCAGACTTTATGTAAGTTGTTCATGTCAGAGACAGAATAAACACCTGCAGCACTGGAAGAATCCTAGACGCATCATTTCTGTACCTCACAATTCTCTCACTACACTGCCAAAAAACTACTATGAAGTAGTGTAAAATAATGAATGTGACATTTCCTAATTTTACTTAAATTCTACAGTAAGATATTTATGAATCTTTTAAAACtagtttaaaaattttctttaaaaaaagtatttgttgATCAttgcaaagaagaaaagttatTAAAACATCCAGGCttacttttgcttttctaaattACAGTGTTTCCAGTAGAATGTAAAGTGGTCCTTCACAAGAACAATGGGTTAATTCAAAGAATTAATCTTACAGCTTTTGAAGTAGACTTTACacataatttatatataaaaaataagagGTACGCTTTTCAAAAATATTAGTGTTTCTTGACATGACTGAAGTAACTGTACACAAGTTCAACATACCTGGAAAAAGATTAGCAAAAGAATGTGAATACTAGACCTGAAGTCTTTTTCAGTATTGCTATTTTGAACACATCAGCCTTGTCTGCATAGTACCTCAGAGGCTTTCTTTGTTAAAGGGTATTTCTTTGCTGTGAAACTGCACACAACCAAATCTTTCTACAGTCATTGGTTACTATTTGTGAGATATTCTGAGCTGTGGGACAATAAATGCTTCATCTCTGTCCTCCAGCCTGATATCAAGGTTGTGGATGGTTCTTTCCAAGCTGTGTAAACGTGGGACAATGCTCTGTTTCCCAGTTTGATAGTACAGAACTCTGCCCACTAGCTGCTCTTGGGTGGAGTAGAAAACCCAAAACTCTCCATTTGATTCAAAGCAGAATTTGTGTAGGACCGCTTTCTCAAAGTTATAAAGGATTTTTTCATCAAAGACACATCAAACAAAAGCATTCCTGAAATGGTAGGCAAGCCTTAATGCAAATATAGTTGTGCATCATTACCAAGCATGAGTCAGCCAAAAAATTCACACAGGACAACATACATAtttgcagtattttcttttagaagaaaCAATACCACCATTAGATCCTACAGTAGAATAAGTTCTGTCAGTGCTAATTGTGTTAGTAAATGCAATGTAGCAGGAAAAGACTAGAAAAAGCACAACTCTCACTCTCGCTATATGAAGCCAAAATAATATTAAACAGAATaaattataggaaaaaaaaacttatatATTAAAGACAATTTCCAGTTAGTTTCACCAGAGTAAAGTCCCAAATTCTGTCCAATGTCCAATCCATTAGCTCAAACCCACAGTCCACAATCACGTCTTCTTTTAGTCCGAGTCCCATTTAGCCTCTGCTGTCTGTTCTAAAGGGATATTTATAGCCGAGGTGGTGGTTGATTTTTTACTGTGTTTAGCAGTGGATTAAGTCCAACTGATGAAGATTAGTAGAAAACTGTGACAACCAAGGTTTTGTAGATGTAACTCCCTCTGTCAGAGATTCTGCCCTTTGCAAGTGCAGACCTTCCCAGTGCTAGAATTCCAGACAGATCTTGCCCAACTGAAGTTCTTAAACTTGTTGCATTGCGGTTGGGGTAGTTTTTgcactttattttcttcatcGTATATTCTGGTAAAAGGCCATTTACTTCAAAATTGTCATGGAAAATACTACgtcattttcatttctgaattGTGAGATTAGGCTTTTGATACTCATTTGATTCTTCATAAATCTAGGCACTTGTAAAACGGTACCTGGTGGTCCCAGAGCCAGCTTTGTGTGGTACCTAGTGGTCCCACATACTGCTACGGCTAGAAAGGATAAAGGATCACATCACAATATATTTCATCCCTCAGGCCCTTTTGAGCTTCCTTATGTTTTTATCCACAGAGTTTGCATTGGTTTTGTGCCCTCTGTAATAATGGAAACCATCACCAGTTAAGACAGAGGTATATTACACTAAAATAATGGCTCTAAATAGATaagattttctgctttgcaaCTTCAGAAATCTATGGCATCAGTTTTACTACTTTTAGCTCAGCAGTAGATTGTCCTCTGGAAAGAGGTctgctgaaatgcaaatttGAAATCTCTGAATGGCCCAGCTTGTAACTCTCTATCTTTAGCTAGCTTTTATTTATACGTAGGCTTTTATTTATATGTAATAACTAATATATATGTACTACGTAGCTATCTTTTATTTAGCATCTTAACAAATTACACTGTGTTTGTTCAGAAGAAGTTCACAGTGCCAAAGATCTGTAAGTGTACAATGACTGGTGCTGCGCTGTAAACTGAATCATGGCTGCAGTTACTTCAGACTCTGATCAGTATAACTCAGATGGGAGTGTAGATACACTTTCTTTTGGAAAGAGGAATTTGAATTTCAAGCCTGAGCTCTGAAAGTCAACAATTTAAttcttcttgtttgtttgtttgtaattTTAGCATTAGGCTGTCTAGTACTATAAGTAAATTTCAAATGCATCAGAATGCTTAATTAATGTCAACGGTGAGTATctgtccattaaaaaaataacaccaTGCATCAAATCCAGCACAGCACTCAAAGTTTATAACCTGCTTCGGCCTGAGATTATGAAGGGTTTGGGCCGAATATTATGCTTGTGTTCAAAGTAGTTGATATCctgtaaagaaaaagagatagAATAGCTTTTTTTGGCCTACAAATGCTCTTTCAGTCATAATGCTTTCTAGTTTAAACATAGCTAACAATGTTTACAAATTTTAACCATGAAGTAACCATGTTTAGCTTTTTCATTCCTGGTGCTCAAAATACACTGTAGTGTTCAGAAACATGCAGAGTAGAGTGCAGTTACAGGGGAGAAGGTTGGAGTGTTGCAGCCCAAAGCAGAGGGCACATTTTAGCTACCTGCAGCATTGCTACTAGAAAGCTGAATGGATGGTTCTTggtgttggaaaaaaaagttccttTGATCACCGTTTTTTGGATAATGAATCATCTCCtgagtttcagaaaaaaacagcaagaGCTGGACTTTTAAATTGAAACCAGAACAGATAATGATATACCACAAATGATGATGTATCATAAGTAAGTACCAATACTCACTTTTGTGCTGAGTTAGGAATGAGACCCCTCAGTTGTCCATGAAGCGCGTCTTGAATATTGCCCGATGAATAGAGCCCAATTGGAGAATTATAGGAGGAGCTCACTACCTGTCTTTTGTCATCAATATTTGCTGCTGCAACAAAAGGCTGGGCCCTTCTGTTGTGAGCCGTACCAATAGGCTTGAATTCCTGTACATGATAGGCAGACAAAACACACAGAGCTACAATGCACACCAAAGCTAGCCATGAGTAAATCTGACAACACCAGTATTGTTAATAACTGCATTTTTACTTTTGCAACTCTGTTATTTTTTACTTGGTGCAAGCATATTATATTTTTCCATGAATTTTGTATCTGTTACTTGAGCCATACACATTAATTTGTCACCGCCAGGAAAgcagaaggcttagaagaaaTGGGAGGGATGAATGTTATAGTGACCTTTCGTATTGGTCACCAGATTTAACACAGTTTACattattcttttaaaacatttaatgtATGCTTATCTTAATTTCTTTGCTTTAGTGCTAATCTCTAGCTTCTTCATTTTCATCACATAGTGATAGGGGGACTTCCAAAAGTATGATTTTATTGCATGTGTCTTACCTAGAAAAcacataatttttaatgtttattttaagtgaaataaaatcttGAACATACAGCAGATTGAGGACATTTTTCtgaatgtatttaatttttaaagcatatgTATGTATCAAAAATTGCACTGCTCTATAATTTAATGTGAAATCATCATAAATAAGTAAAACCCAGAAATGGGCAAATTTGAAATCATTCTACCTATGTGCCCATATTCTGCCATTCTTTTTTTGTCATATACCAGGATAATTTCTTCAATTTGTGGAATTGGAAAGGATAAGGTctggaaataaaatcttttatgGTTTATCAGATATCTTAATATGTCCTTCTGTAGTGGTTGGCCAGGAATGATAAAGACATTTGACTGCATGAAAATTCACTTGTTTGTATTCTGTGTATTTATTACTGTGTTGTTTGAGGTCCTTCCAGCTCAGGTCTACTCCTAAGCCTCAGAAATAAggactttgaaaaaaaataatgttgtcATCTGCTGagggttttctcctttttctcaaaGTGAGTGAAGAACTGCTGCGGTCCATCACATTGTCCTGATGGCATGTAACACTCTTTGGAAACAGTGCTGGGAGAGCATTTGAACTTCCATCCATATGGaataaaaagcttttgtttctaACAAAGAGGTTTCCACAACCCAAATTGGTCTTTTCCTTAGAAGCTTGAACTTGCAATGTTAAGATAGCAGAGGTCATTAATGCTTCAATTTTCATAGAAATTTTTTCTAGTTCTCCAGTTTGGGTTTGGTATTGAGCACAATTGTTATACAGCAGTTTAGGATCAGACTAAAGAAAAGTCATGGATATATAGAATATGCAACCAGAAAATGCAAACAGtaaaaagcagttttattaaatgaaaatgtttagcAGCATTGCACTTTAAGAGGCAACTGAAAGCAGTAATCAGATAAATGAGCACAAAGCTTTTACTTGCAATTCCTTCTGTCTGTCTGATAGAACAGAGTTGCAGTTAACAAAATGTATTAGTAAATGGAAATAATCTAATGGTTTAGGATCATGGCTACTTAAGGAAAGATATTAATGTCAAGGTATTTAAAATTGATTCAAATCCCTGTATGatacaaaacaaaccaaaccaactgTGAACATTGTAATTTCATCCCCATATTTCATTTCTTATAGAGAGATGAACAGAAGATGTGGCATCATAACAGCATGTTTACAATGTAACAGTTGTGAAACAACTTGCAGTTAGTGAGACttaaattctgctttccttatctattattatcatcatcttttaatataaaatgtCAGTGACAGAACATACAGCAGCAAAAATAGTCCAGCTCTTGTGTTTATTTGATATCATTGAATCTGTGAAAAGTCCTCTTTTAGTTCAAAAGCTAAATGAGAACTGGAAGTTGTTGAAATTTCAAAGTAGCAATATTGGAGAATTACAGTACCtcatttattaattatttttcccaaCCAACTGATTTTTTTGCCCGGCTAGCTACGTTTTTGCATTGGTACAGGTGTCAGGAATAGAAATAATGTAGTACCAAAGCCTGCAGAAATGCATCTATCACAGCTTATATGATGGCATTCCTTAGGGTAATTGCTGTGACAGAGCACAGATGTGTACATTTTGGAGGTACCATGTGACTAAGATCTTTGTCTTTGAATGCTGTTATGAAGAGAGGTAGGTCCTCAAAACTAGCCCAGCACAATTGTATTGTTTCAAAAGTTGATTATAAATGGTAATAGACTAATAACTTTTTAGAACAATGGGTTGTGGTTTTCTTAGATTTTAATACTTATCTACATGCATAATATATCTCCCAGGAATGAATCACCTCCTTCATGGCCAAAAGTCTAGTCTGACTGAACGTTCAAAGTTAAAAGACAAAGATagaagtaagaaagaaaagttcaaataaaaacaattcaaGAGATTGTGGCAAtgaatacaaaattattttcaagaggTTAAAGGGATTGTAACAGAAAACATTTACGAGTCATCCTTCTTTTACATTGACAATACagcagaaaacatttaaaagtaattttatgaTAAAATTTGCCATgtaatggttttgttttcactttctACTTATATTTGTTGAGAATCTTATGTTCTAAATTGCCTTTATTCAGAATACAATGTGTTTGTACTAGTAATTCTTCAAGTGGTCTGCTATTTCCAATTATTTATCCATCACACTATAGGTTGCTCCAGACTATCAAAATCAGGGTGGCTGGTTTTTTGTGTGGGATTGTGTAGCTTTCAAGAGTGACTCTCAGTCAGCCACTTACAGCTGTGAATTAGAAtttttgcctcagtttcctcttAGATTTAAAAATGGTGAGAGCTTTCACTGTGCTCCAACAATTGCCTGTATCAGTCTCCAGGTGGCTTTTGGGAGATTCTCAGGCTGATTCAGAAGTTTGCTACAGTGTGAATGGTCCTGGTTCCATAGCTGTATGTGGGCACAGTATTTAATTGTGTATCAGGTTTCACATAGCCATCTCCATGAATCTGTAGAATAATTTTCATTCATTGAAGCTAAAGTAAGCATTCTTTGGCCAAATATTTGGCCACATTGCTGAACAATTTAAAATAGGGTTTCCATTCATTTGTAAGTATCTTTTATTAGCTTACAAACTTGAATTAGATACTTATTAAGAAGATTGTGTAAGTCACAATTTTTGATTGTTATTTAGTTGGCtcataatgtattttaaataactgaCTTCTCTTAATGTTCttagtaaattttaaaatgtctctttGATGACAATGAAAAAAGCTGATACATTTATAAGATCTATGAGCTTTTGATTAATTTTGGttattattatataaatagaaGTCAGTGGTTTTCCATTTCTACATACCAGTAAATGTATGCAATAAATTTTTTGGATAAAAGAGTTTTATGTTTGAAGTAATACATTactgcttttgtgtttttctccaTTCATCTTGGCTTCAGTGCC is drawn from Haemorhous mexicanus isolate bHaeMex1 chromosome 4, bHaeMex1.pri, whole genome shotgun sequence and contains these coding sequences:
- the PDLIM3 gene encoding PDZ and LIM domain protein 3 isoform X1, whose amino-acid sequence is MPQNVVLQGPSPWGFRLSGGIDFNQPLIITRITPGSKASAANLCPGDVIIAIDGLGTENMTHNDAQERIKAATHQLSLKIERAGTKLWSPQVSEDGRAHPFKINLEAEPQEFKPIGTAHNRRAQPFVAAANIDDKRQVVSSSYNSPIGLYSSGNIQDALHGQLRGLIPNSAQNGCSTPSGLDCGSGRSTPSSISTVSSICPTELKAVSKMAPNVPLEMELPGVKIVHAQFNTPMQLYSDDNIMETLQGQVSTALGETPVISDPSPNSVSQSDVYKMLHANQEEPSQPRQSGSFKVLQNLVSEEDGRPMGTRSVKAPVTKIPTAMPGVQKVPLCDKCGSGILGAVVKARDKYRHPECFVCSDCDLNLKQKGYFFVEGQLYCEAHARARMRPPEGYETVTVYPKC
- the PDLIM3 gene encoding PDZ and LIM domain protein 3 isoform X2; the protein is MPQNVVLQGPSPWGFRLSGGIDFNQPLIITRITPGSKASAANLCPGDVIIAIDGLGTENMTHNDAQERIKAATHQLSLKIERAGTKLWSPQVSEDGRAHPFKINLEAEPQDINYFEHKHNIRPKPFIISGRSSGCSTPSGLDCGSGRSTPSSISTVSSICPTELKAVSKMAPNVPLEMELPGVKIVHAQFNTPMQLYSDDNIMETLQGQVSTALGETPVISDPSPNSVSQSDVYKMLHANQEEPSQPRQSGSFKVLQNLVSEEDGRPMGTRSVKAPVTKIPTAMPGVQKVPLCDKCGSGILGAVVKARDKYRHPECFVCSDCDLNLKQKGYFFVEGQLYCEAHARARMRPPEGYETVTVYPKC